The Burkholderia ambifaria AMMD genome includes a region encoding these proteins:
- a CDS encoding cupin domain-containing protein: MNIQSFAAAACTSIALCIAVPAAAHGAGETVTPNFQHAIPNIPGKSLTAVVVDYAPGAASPAHRHAGSAFIYAYVVSGDIESQVNDGPKRVYHAGESFFEEPGAVHRVSRNASESRPARLLAVFVADSNDTVLTTPVK; this comes from the coding sequence ATGAACATTCAGTCCTTTGCAGCTGCCGCCTGCACCAGCATCGCCTTGTGCATCGCGGTGCCGGCCGCGGCACACGGCGCGGGTGAAACCGTCACGCCGAACTTCCAGCATGCGATCCCCAACATTCCGGGCAAGTCGTTGACCGCCGTCGTCGTCGACTACGCACCGGGCGCCGCATCACCGGCGCACCGGCATGCAGGCTCGGCTTTCATCTATGCGTACGTCGTGTCGGGCGACATCGAGTCTCAGGTGAACGACGGCCCGAAGCGCGTCTATCACGCCGGAGAAAGCTTCTTCGAGGAGCCCGGCGCCGTTCATCGCGTGAGCCGCAATGCGAGCGAATCGCGGCCCGCCAGGTTGCTCGCGGTATTCGTCGCGGACAGCAACGACACGGTCCTGACCACCCCGGTCAAGTAA
- a CDS encoding PLP-dependent aminotransferase family protein, with product MTTLSIGLDHSRRTSLSAQIYSAIRDAIESGKLASGARLPSWSDLAAQLGVSRGTVRAAYERLIDEQFAIGLGAAGTRVAERPAVPIAAGWSPEAPPLPDLFDAFGAAPRAFQMGVPSQDAFPFKLWSRILARAARRASAAPVGYPDPRGEPDLRREIAAYLGVARGLRCSPSQVFVTAGFSGALSLAIRGLGIEGRQAWIEDPGFPLTRTALGLAGMTVTAVPVDADGLDVEAGIRQAKEAALAVVTPGQQAPLGMTMSLPRRIALLAWARENNAWIVEDDYLSELQLTGRAAPALASIDQDGRVLHVGSFSKTISPALRLGFLVVPPDMTRRFGDIAACLAPAPAACIQHAVTEFMHDGHYLRHLRRMKRLYASHREALLSCLKELGSNAIQIRATAGMAVVTTLPAEVSDVDIALRARAFGLAPVPLSPWYTGTSRPQGLLLGVTNLTERTLATDCSRLLELVHAGN from the coding sequence ATGACGACGCTTTCCATTGGCCTGGATCACTCCAGACGCACGTCGCTGTCCGCGCAGATCTACAGCGCGATTCGCGACGCGATCGAGTCCGGCAAGCTTGCTTCGGGCGCGCGGCTGCCTTCCTGGTCGGATCTGGCCGCCCAGCTCGGCGTATCGCGGGGCACCGTACGCGCCGCTTACGAGCGTCTGATCGACGAGCAATTCGCGATCGGCCTCGGCGCGGCCGGCACGCGGGTCGCAGAGCGTCCGGCCGTGCCGATCGCGGCCGGCTGGTCGCCGGAAGCGCCGCCCCTGCCGGATCTGTTCGACGCGTTCGGCGCGGCGCCTCGCGCGTTTCAAATGGGCGTGCCGTCACAGGACGCGTTTCCGTTCAAGCTGTGGTCGCGCATCCTGGCGCGTGCGGCGCGCCGGGCCTCCGCGGCGCCGGTCGGCTACCCGGATCCGCGCGGCGAACCGGACTTGCGCCGGGAAATCGCCGCCTATCTCGGTGTCGCCCGCGGTCTTCGTTGCAGTCCGTCGCAGGTCTTCGTCACGGCCGGTTTCTCAGGCGCACTGAGCCTCGCGATTCGCGGGCTCGGAATCGAAGGCCGGCAAGCATGGATCGAAGACCCCGGTTTTCCGCTCACGCGCACCGCGCTCGGGCTGGCTGGCATGACCGTGACGGCCGTGCCGGTGGACGCCGACGGCCTCGATGTGGAGGCAGGCATCCGGCAGGCGAAGGAAGCGGCGCTTGCCGTGGTCACGCCCGGCCAGCAGGCGCCGCTCGGGATGACGATGTCGCTCCCTCGGCGGATTGCACTGCTCGCCTGGGCCCGAGAAAACAATGCGTGGATCGTCGAAGACGACTACCTGAGCGAGCTGCAGCTGACCGGCCGGGCAGCGCCCGCGCTGGCGTCGATCGATCAGGACGGACGGGTTCTGCACGTCGGCAGTTTCAGCAAGACGATCAGCCCGGCGCTACGTCTTGGCTTTCTCGTGGTGCCGCCGGACATGACGCGCCGCTTCGGCGATATCGCGGCGTGCCTCGCGCCCGCGCCGGCGGCGTGCATCCAGCACGCCGTCACCGAGTTCATGCATGACGGGCACTATCTTCGCCATTTGCGTCGTATGAAACGTCTCTACGCATCGCACCGGGAGGCGCTGCTTAGTTGTCTGAAGGAACTGGGCTCGAACGCGATCCAAATCCGCGCCACTGCCGGCATGGCGGTGGTGACGACGCTGCCCGCGGAGGTGTCGGATGTCGATATCGCGTTGCGGGCACGCGCGTTCGGGCTGGCTCCGGTCCCGCTTTCGCCGTGGTACACGGGCACGTCGCGGCCACAGGGCCTGCTGCTCGGCGTGACGAACCTGACCGAACGCACGCTCGCCACCGACTGTTCCCGCCTGCTGGAGCTCGTTCACGCGGGCAACTGA
- a CDS encoding HD domain-containing protein, whose product MKEDTVQTNGSINAVIPDSQLAREVTQLIRDTEGELLFNHSTRVYLWGALLGARNNIAFDRELLYVAAMFHDIGLTSIYHESQLRFEVDGANAARDFLRSHRISEADIERVWTAVALHTTPGIPEHMHGEIALVQAGAGMDVAGRGFEQFTDEQRAAVVDAYPRGADFANKMIDAFYDGMKHRPGTTFGTFNDDFLAHKDPGFVRVDLCSVMLNSSWG is encoded by the coding sequence ATGAAGGAAGATACCGTGCAGACGAATGGATCGATCAACGCCGTGATCCCGGACAGCCAACTGGCCCGCGAGGTCACGCAACTCATTCGCGATACCGAGGGCGAGTTGCTGTTCAACCACTCGACTCGCGTCTACCTGTGGGGTGCGCTGCTCGGCGCACGAAACAACATCGCGTTCGATCGCGAGTTGCTCTACGTGGCGGCCATGTTTCATGACATCGGGTTGACGTCGATCTATCACGAAAGCCAGCTTCGCTTCGAAGTGGACGGCGCCAATGCGGCGCGCGATTTCCTGCGAAGCCATCGCATCAGCGAGGCAGACATCGAGAGGGTGTGGACAGCGGTGGCGCTCCACACGACGCCCGGCATTCCGGAGCACATGCATGGAGAAATCGCGCTGGTACAAGCGGGCGCGGGGATGGACGTGGCAGGGCGCGGCTTCGAGCAGTTCACCGACGAACAACGCGCCGCGGTGGTCGACGCCTATCCGCGCGGCGCCGACTTTGCCAACAAGATGATCGATGCGTTCTACGACGGCATGAAGCATCGCCCGGGCACGACGTTCGGCACCTTCAACGACGACTTCCTCGCGCACAAGGATCCGGGATTCGTCCGCGTCGATCTGTGCAGCGTCATGTTGAATTCGAGCTGGGGCTGA
- a CDS encoding Hsp20/alpha crystallin family protein has protein sequence MSDLYFGTDLFSEFDRLQQQMAQLFGGFPSSIRASRFGTFPQVNIGATDDSIEIVAFAPGVEAGAFDVSIDKGLLTISGERKSSQPDTDSERRTYAQERFSGMFRRVIELPETADPDKVQARYENGCLSISIGKRESSRPRAITVQ, from the coding sequence ATGAGCGATCTCTACTTCGGAACCGACCTCTTCAGCGAGTTCGACCGCCTGCAGCAGCAGATGGCGCAACTCTTCGGCGGTTTCCCGTCCAGCATCCGCGCGAGCCGTTTCGGCACGTTCCCGCAGGTCAATATCGGTGCGACAGACGATTCGATCGAGATCGTCGCGTTCGCGCCCGGCGTCGAGGCCGGCGCGTTCGACGTGTCGATCGACAAGGGGCTCTTGACCATCAGCGGCGAGCGCAAATCGTCGCAGCCCGACACGGACAGCGAGCGGCGCACCTATGCGCAGGAGCGTTTTAGCGGGATGTTCCGGCGCGTCATCGAGCTGCCCGAAACCGCTGATCCCGACAAGGTTCAGGCGCGCTACGAAAACGGCTGTCTGTCGATCAGCATCGGCAAGCGCGAATCGTCCAGGCCGCGCGCCATCACCGTCCAGTAA
- a CDS encoding Hsp20/alpha crystallin family protein, with amino-acid sequence MKDTTQLAERDSSAVARRGTEQPVRRMTLVPAVDVYEDSQGVTLWADLPGVTKDKLDVKVHDSSLLIEAEAMVPTPQDLRVQHAEIREPHFARTFTLSADFDTSRIEASLQDGVLKLTIPRRDEARPRRIEIKTS; translated from the coding sequence ATGAAAGACACTACCCAGCTGGCGGAACGGGATTCGTCTGCCGTCGCCCGTCGCGGAACCGAGCAGCCGGTGCGCCGCATGACACTCGTGCCGGCCGTCGACGTCTACGAGGACAGCCAGGGCGTCACGCTGTGGGCCGATTTGCCCGGCGTCACGAAGGACAAGCTCGACGTCAAGGTTCACGACAGCAGTCTACTGATCGAGGCCGAGGCAATGGTGCCGACGCCGCAAGACCTGCGGGTGCAGCATGCCGAGATCCGTGAGCCGCATTTCGCGCGCACGTTCACGCTGTCGGCGGACTTCGACACGTCCAGGATCGAGGCGAGCCTCCAGGATGGCGTGCTGAAGCTGACGATCCCGCGCCGCGACGAAGCGCGTCCACGACGCATCGAAATCAAGACCAGCTGA
- a CDS encoding Hsp20/alpha crystallin family protein, protein MNTDPKKWNPFKFLRGAARKSDAEGAENASASEQWRASWPDISRLFSRESWGAMEDFFHDPFAGRGALERWFGDFSSSRFQPRIDVVDEGPVLRVTAELPGMERDDLKVSVEDGAIVLRGEKRQDVHSEENGCYRLERAHGSFTRTIPMPENADPEHTLAKFDNGVLTLTVPKSEPAKFTSRTIDIG, encoded by the coding sequence ATGAACACCGATCCGAAAAAGTGGAACCCCTTCAAGTTTCTTCGCGGCGCTGCCCGCAAGTCCGATGCGGAAGGCGCGGAAAACGCGTCGGCCAGCGAGCAATGGCGCGCGTCGTGGCCTGACATTTCGCGCCTGTTCTCGCGCGAATCATGGGGTGCGATGGAGGACTTCTTTCATGACCCGTTTGCCGGCCGCGGCGCGCTCGAGCGCTGGTTCGGCGACTTCAGTTCATCGCGCTTCCAGCCGCGCATCGACGTCGTCGACGAAGGGCCGGTGCTGCGCGTGACCGCCGAACTGCCCGGCATGGAGCGCGACGATCTGAAGGTGAGCGTCGAGGATGGGGCAATCGTGCTGCGCGGCGAGAAAAGGCAGGACGTGCACAGTGAGGAAAACGGCTGCTACCGGCTGGAGCGCGCGCATGGAAGCTTCACGCGCACGATCCCGATGCCGGAAAACGCCGATCCCGAGCACACGTTGGCAAAGTTCGACAACGGCGTCCTCACGCTGACCGTGCCGAAATCGGAACCGGCCAAATTCACGAGCCGCACGATCGATATCGGCTGA
- the groL gene encoding chaperonin GroEL (60 kDa chaperone family; promotes refolding of misfolded polypeptides especially under stressful conditions; forms two stacked rings of heptamers to form a barrel-shaped 14mer; ends can be capped by GroES; misfolded proteins enter the barrel where they are refolded when GroES binds), with protein MSAKDVKFHDSARARIVKGVNVLADAVKVTLGPKGRNVVIERSFGAPTITKDGVSVAKEIELKDRFENMGAQIVKQVASKTADVAGDGTTTATVLAQAIVQEGMKHVAAGMNPMDLKRGIDKAVAAVLDELRKLSKPISTNREIAQVGSISANADEAIGKIIADAMEKVGKEGVITVEDGKSLENELDVVEGMQFDRGYVSPYFINDPEKQAAYLDDALILLHDKKISNIRDLLPVLEATSKAGKPLLIVAEDIDGEALATLVVNAMRGILKVAAVKAPGFGDRRKAMLEDIAILTGATVISEETGKQLQKASLEDLGSAKRVEVRKEDTIIIDGAGDQERIEARVKSIRTQIDETTSDYDREKLQERVAKLAGGVAVIKVGAATEVEMKEKKDRVDDALHATRAAVEEGIVPGGGVALLRARSTATSLKGANSDQDAGIQIVLRALEAPLRVIASNAGDEPSVVIAKVLEGKGNFGYNAATGEYGDLVEAGVVDPTKVTRTALQNAASIAGLILTTDATVADAPKDEKPAQAPAPELEY; from the coding sequence ATGAGTGCAAAAGACGTCAAATTCCATGACAGCGCCCGCGCCCGCATCGTCAAGGGCGTGAACGTGCTCGCCGATGCCGTGAAGGTGACGCTCGGGCCGAAAGGCCGCAACGTGGTGATCGAGCGCAGCTTCGGCGCGCCCACGATCACGAAGGACGGCGTGTCGGTCGCGAAGGAAATCGAGCTGAAGGACCGCTTCGAAAACATGGGCGCGCAGATCGTCAAGCAGGTCGCCTCGAAGACGGCCGATGTGGCCGGCGACGGCACGACCACGGCCACCGTGCTCGCGCAGGCGATCGTGCAGGAAGGCATGAAGCACGTGGCCGCCGGCATGAATCCGATGGACCTCAAGCGCGGCATCGACAAGGCCGTGGCCGCCGTGCTCGACGAGCTGCGCAAACTGTCGAAGCCGATTTCCACGAACCGCGAGATCGCGCAGGTGGGTTCGATCTCGGCGAACGCCGACGAGGCGATCGGCAAGATCATCGCCGACGCGATGGAGAAGGTCGGCAAGGAAGGCGTCATCACGGTCGAGGACGGCAAGTCGCTCGAGAACGAGCTGGACGTGGTCGAAGGGATGCAGTTCGACCGCGGCTACGTCAGCCCCTACTTCATCAACGATCCGGAAAAGCAGGCCGCGTATCTGGACGACGCGCTGATCCTGTTGCACGACAAAAAGATCTCGAACATCCGGGATCTGCTGCCGGTTCTCGAGGCGACCTCGAAGGCAGGCAAGCCGCTGCTGATCGTCGCGGAAGACATCGACGGCGAAGCGCTGGCCACGCTCGTGGTCAACGCGATGCGGGGCATCCTGAAGGTCGCGGCCGTCAAGGCGCCCGGTTTCGGCGACCGGCGCAAGGCCATGCTGGAGGACATCGCGATCCTCACCGGCGCGACCGTCATCTCGGAAGAAACCGGCAAGCAACTGCAGAAGGCGTCGCTCGAAGATCTCGGCAGTGCGAAACGCGTCGAGGTCCGCAAGGAAGACACGATCATCATCGACGGCGCGGGCGACCAGGAGCGCATCGAGGCGCGCGTGAAGTCGATCCGTACGCAGATCGACGAAACCACGAGCGACTACGATCGCGAGAAGCTGCAGGAACGCGTGGCGAAGCTCGCCGGCGGTGTGGCCGTCATCAAGGTGGGTGCTGCCACCGAAGTCGAGATGAAGGAGAAAAAGGACCGCGTCGACGATGCGCTGCACGCCACACGCGCGGCGGTCGAGGAAGGCATCGTGCCGGGCGGTGGCGTGGCGCTCCTGCGCGCGCGTTCGACGGCGACGAGCCTGAAAGGCGCCAACAGCGATCAGGACGCCGGCATCCAGATCGTGCTGCGCGCGCTCGAGGCACCGCTGCGCGTGATCGCGTCGAATGCCGGGGACGAGCCTTCGGTCGTCATCGCGAAGGTGCTCGAAGGCAAGGGCAACTTCGGCTACAACGCGGCCACCGGCGAGTATGGCGATCTGGTCGAGGCCGGCGTGGTCGATCCGACCAAGGTCACGCGTACGGCACTGCAGAACGCCGCATCGATTGCCGGGCTGATTCTGACGACGGATGCAACGGTTGCCGATGCACCGAAGGACGAAAAGCCTGCGCAGGCGCCCGCGCCGGAGCTCGAGTACTGA
- a CDS encoding co-chaperone GroES, giving the protein MQIRPLYDRVIVKRIETQRTTASGIVIPDSAAEKPEQGEVVAVGSGRLLQDGTLRALQVKVGDQVLFGKYAGQTVKVDGDELLVMREEDVMGVLESDTGASRKAA; this is encoded by the coding sequence ATGCAGATTCGTCCCCTCTACGACCGGGTTATCGTCAAGCGAATCGAGACGCAGCGGACGACGGCCTCGGGCATCGTGATTCCCGACTCGGCCGCGGAAAAGCCCGAACAGGGTGAAGTCGTCGCGGTCGGCAGCGGCCGGCTGCTGCAGGATGGAACGCTGCGCGCGCTCCAGGTGAAAGTCGGTGACCAGGTTCTCTTCGGCAAATACGCAGGCCAGACCGTCAAGGTCGATGGCGACGAACTCCTCGTCATGCGTGAGGAAGACGTGATGGGCGTCCTCGAGTCCGATACCGGCGCGTCCCGCAAGGCCGCCTGA